In Quercus robur chromosome 11, dhQueRobu3.1, whole genome shotgun sequence, the sequence GAGCTATAGAAGGGTGAGCAAACAATCAACAAGCAAACCACTCATCTAATTGAGGCCACTTCTTTGGTAGACCACAAGTTCTGCGCCATCTGCTGCCAGGGCCGGCCCAAGGCCTAGACCTAAGGccccacaacaacaacaaaatatcttaggaagaaaaaaagccCATGCCCAGTTGTAAAAGgcccataaatttttaaatgattgagtacttaaaaaaaaaattatgtaattctaaaaataccacaaattttactataggCTTACAAACTGACATGTtaccaattacataaaagagTAATTCAAACACTCATTAATTAAGTTGTTAAAGATCATCAATCACAGTCATTATCAGTTTATCACATTATATTATGAACATTTTGTAGTatctttagtatttttatttttgatatataaCAAAACTTCCAAAATAAGAGACCAATAGaaatttaacccaattgaaaacttaaaatgtttcaaaaaaatgttgcaaatgtgttacaTCATCAATGATGACTAATCTCCCttaatagtttgagactttaatttttgtaaactagTCACTACAAAGTCACACACAAAATAATATCTAACAATTTCTTCCTCTTAAAAAGAagatataaaattgaaatttagatTACAAATTTAGTTAATTATGCATAGTTATGTATCCAAGTTAAAGTAAGAGAGGTGGCATTACATATTTTGTTAATTCTACTAGTCTAATCCACTGTGTAACCTGCGTGCGTGTGCATATTTATATAGATAGACTCATAGACAGATTCttgtttaaaaatgaaatttcagttttaaggaaataaaggaaaaggaagaaagtGATGTAAATTCCAAGTTAGCACATTTTGGAGATTGTCACAGCCCCTCCTTCACATTCACCTTCTAATCATGCATGCAACTAGGAAAGATAAGTGTAAACTCCCTTCATTGCCTATTTAGTTAGGCTACAAAATTGAAACAAGCCAATCGATTTATTTCTTAAAAGCgtcaacatttttttcttaaaaatacagTTTACTTCTACCGAATTTACGATGGGAGAGTAAGGTTTTTTGAGTTCAACACTCATTGGATGCATGTGTAATtcatcaatttcatttttttggggTGCGGGGGTAGAGAAAACCTTGTACACACTGCGATTGGCCAAATCTAATGCACGGTATTCTTTTTTATTGACCACAACTCAAGGTCTCCATAgctaaaaaaatgcaaaagtcCTCATGAAGAAAACCATATAGGCATTCCTAGTTTACAGAACAGATTAAATGTTCAGAAGCAGTTATTACGATTTGAAAGTAGAAATGCAAATTAAGATGCTGCAAAATCATCTCCCCCCATTACTTCAGTTTTGAGAATATCTTTGGTGCCGCCTGCATTGTAGAACCGTGAGTTTAGCAGGAGGTGCAAGACaatataaaatgaaatcattCTCCACATAATTGAAGAACAAATACTTACACATTTGTCAACACAAGACCAGTAATCAAAATATTGTCCAGTGCAATGCTTGTGCCCACTTTCATCTCCCTGGATCCTCTTAACACATGCCTGTAAAAAAGTAAGAGATGCCGATGTGACTTACCTCTCTTCCCAAATATTTACGTTATTTAGCATGGCTTTGTCACACAAGACTGTCAAATATTATGGTTAAGGACAATTTTTGCAAGCATATTACTCAGGTAAGTTCGGTCATGTCATGCTGATGAACTAGGGAGTCGGtggtaaaaaaacaaaaaacataaaagcaaGCAAGAAACTTCCAAGTTTTCTTTATCAAAGGCTATGCATAAATTTCATATGAAAATAGGTGGCAATAAAATCTGGCTTGCCCATATAATAAAACATACGAGAATTCTTGACTGCTTCTATATTGTCtttcttttcgttttttttttcaactacaCTAATATTTTCAACCAACATTATCCAGTTTCCACTTTTGAGAATTCACTTTAACAGGAAGCTTTAATATTCAAGCTTACTGAATTACAAATAATTGCCTTAATATGGTAGTCTAAAAACACaaaccatgcaggacttggaCCACACTAACAAGTGGAGTACTTTAAGACAAGCAGAAAGAGACTTCCTCTCATGAAATATCCTTTCCTCTGTCACAAATTGTACAGCCAGCATACAATTTTGGGAAGTCCCAAAATCTTGTCTACTTCAAAAGGTCAATGAACATAATTTTAATAACTTTCTTAATATGGTATGCAACTTGCTTTACTTGAAAAGTCTTAAGATTTTTGCCATGTGCTTTATATGGTCTTAGTCttgtttttaaattcaaaaacacACTAAATAATTTGCCCTAAGAAAGTAGAATTTTGTATTAtggaaaaataatttgataggGAATATACCAGGTTTGGGAAAAGACAAGACAAAAGTAAACagtaataattattaattatagtCCTCTAAATCAACATCCAGATATTCAAATGCTCCAATAGACCATATGGAATGTATACTAGTCATCAAGCCCCATAAGCATCATTTTTTCTCCACAGGAATCTCACCTTATCTGACTGGCTTTAATAGAAATTTgaagaaacaacaacaataaaaaaacctaagttccaaaattttggagtgGCTATGGACCCTTAATCAGCTAATCGGGGTCTGTTACATGTATTCTTCTCCGCCATTCTATCTTATCCAAAATCGTACTCCCTGTCACTTGCTTGATTAACATGTCCTTCACCACTTTCACTATTGTTATTTTAGGTATTAATCTACCTCTATTCATTCCTTTGACTTAAACCAAATCATTCTTCCTCACTAGTGTGTTAATATCTCTCCTTACACATGACCAAGCCATCTCAAGCAACTAAAAGCCTAGTACATACTTATACACTCTTATTGGCTCACACAAATCACAAGTAATAACTAACTGTTCATTATTTTGTTATTCTACATTTGACCAAGATTCAGgattatcattttaaattttaacatcaaCTTTCAATCTTACTTCTTTAAAGTCCTAAGAGACTAAAAGAAAAGTTGAATAACTTTCAAATGTGTGCCCACAATCTACAGTTAAATACAAATCTAACATGAGGCATATTAAAGTAAGAAATTCTATATTTCCAAGTTCTAAATATATCGTGAAAGGGTTTAggtaataattttataattgctAATAAGACAGAATAATAAACTAtactacaaaaaaagaaagagacagcAGAGAGTCAAGagaatttataattcaattaacCTAACtatgattttcttatttaacCATATAAGAGTAAATACTTAATAATAAGATTAAATGTCCATCAAAATTCTAGTCTAGCATTATGGTACATGATGTTATGCTGAAAAACTGTGGAAAATCCAATGTCATAATAGGAAAGTTATTTCTAAACTCCATAGATGTAAGCTCCAATTACAGAGATCCACAACATACCTGATATTCAAGTAATGGCTTCACACACTTAGGCTTGCAAAGCTCTTCATAATATTTCTTCTGATCAACAGGTTCCTCTTCCGCCCTAAGCATtcaaaaaatacttaaaaagtatacaaaataaagaagaagacaaaaatcCCTGATAAGAGACATAAAACCAAAAGACCAGGACATTGGATAAAAATGATCATATGATCTTCATGGTTGTAGATTTAGCTTTCCCGAGTGATttcaaagggaaggaaccaCAAGTAATCTCAATCTCCAAAATTGACTACTTTGTATCTTACTCCAACTCCGgaagtttttaatattttaattttctggtAACTAACTCAAGACATTTTCTATCCTCAATGTACCATCACTCATCTTCCTCTATGAAGAACATgggattttttttacttttctgaTCTGTTGTTATGTTTActatatacaaaagaatgaacTAATATATTGCTTCATATCTCTGTAAACAATTGCAATTTCAAGATTATCATTACTtgtatatgtaaattaaaaatatatcacataaGATTGACTACTGCCTTATTGTAGATATATTGAAGGAAATATTTCTTTAGAACAAAAAATTGTGGTCttccaaaataatataatcataAATTTTCTCACTTTATTGTCTGAATTTCCCTAATTTTCTAGAATGATCCAAAGGTATAATATGTGTCAAATCATACAACGCTAATGCTGTGTTTGGGTGAAGAATTTCAAGGTGGAGTTTTACTCAAAAATTATAATGTGGAGTTccaaatgataatttttttttgtacaatttTGAACTTAGAATTTACAAATTATACAACGTTACTATTCTCATATCACCCTCCATCATACTCTTCACACTACCAACACTAGTACACTGCCcctgccaccaccaccaccaacaccatcACTGCTATTGTCACCCCCTAGCATCGTTACTAATACCACCATTATTGTCTCAGCCACCACCACAATTCCATATGACCACCACCACCAAGTCATTGGCACATTAACATCATTGTAATAACTACTATAATACTCcaatttcttaaaattcagAAATACACCTAGTGGGTCTTGAAACACCACCTCACCCTTCACCTAGCACTTGCATGGGAAAGAGGTGCtaattgagctagagctcattggctcCAAACAAtacattatttataaaaaaataataactttattaaaTAGGGGAAAGCTTAAGTAATAAGTATACAAGATTTATACACAAACTTTCCTAAAGAATTTCAAGGAGGAAAAATTAGgccttaaaagaaaatattaagctCTAAACAATTTAAATTGACGGAATTGAAATTTCCatcaatttacttttttttaaatcacatcCATTTAAATCCCATCATTTTGAAAATGCTAAGAGTTTTTCAAAACTCGTCGTCCAACCACAACATAAGGTATTATTGTTATAGctataaaagagagaataatatTTCATCTCTTCCCTTGGTTTTAAGATTCGATTACATTCATACTAACTTGACAATAACTACACTTCCAAAATTGTCATACATAGTGCCCAACTACAACTAAGCACTAAACTTCAAAGTTTCAAGTGTAGTTCTCAATTATGGTTGCAAAAATTTTCCACCAAGAGCATCTTAATTCCTCTCTTATTCTGTACTACATGGtggaaaaattaaaaggattaaaaaaaatgataaattaagCTTCCAAAGCGTTCTAAGGGTCAACAAAAGAATTAATATCAACACAAACAACACTACAACATATAATACAGTGGGAACTGCCAAGATAAATTAACAACCACATCCTACAAAGCAAAAGAGAGACATAGTATTGCACATaacaatcaaaagaaaattaaaaatagtgcATAAACAGCCAAATATCTATTGCTTTCTAATTTCATATCTCTATAAGAACATGGGAGATTATTGCTTAATTTACACCAAAAATTTGCTATCATTAGTCTTGACCACGCTTATAATGTACCCAAAAAGTTTGGAACATAACAGGCAAAATATGGAGAGGAATAGATTGAAAGAAGAAAGACTATATGATTTATGATTATATAAGGACCCAACCcttgggaaaaaaattcttctgGTCAATGTATGATTTACAGATCAAGTCAAGGTATCTAATAATTCACTAACTATAGATTCTTCACTCTAGTGGAACAGATTGATGGGAAAGACAATATTCCATGTCATGTGCAAGAATAGTAAGAGTTGACTAAAATCAGCCCAGAAGCAAGGACTACACGATTGTCATTAGTATTTGCTATATGCGTTCAGAGATATCTCATATGtacaaagaaatatataaataaaagaagattttAGGCATGGGCAAGGCATTTGCCAAAAGCAAACCATACACAACCTCATGTCAGTTAAACACACTAACTAAACTCCATTATTAACAAAACTATTGCATCAGAAAATGTACCCATCAATGGTTTTAGTTTTACATCATCATGTCGAATTCGGCAAGAGAGTTGGAGCAAACTAGAAAGGCATATAATGGGTAGAGAATCATATATAAGAATCACTGAAGCTGAGTTGAAGTGTATACATAGAAATTGTACTTACATAGCAATATATGGACAAGTCAAACGACAGCTCAGAGCACAGAGAAGCCTACTGGGTCACCTCACCTGACTCTGCATTGCAAATAACAAAAACCAACAACCCAGAATCTCTCTTAAATCATActatcaacaaaaaatattcaatcaaaaaaaaaaaaaaaaaaaaaacttgtaccAATTTAAAGATTTAAGGAGGATCattcaaaattccaaatattaaacaatcagcaaaaacaaaaaagctcggcttttatttaaaagtaattattaatttgacaaatcagtttaaaaataaaaaatttcctggTGTTTATGCAATTTCAGAATCATTATGCAAGGTTTGGAACAGTGATATAGAAGAATAGATCAAAACCCAAGACATCATAAgaaaaaacatgaaaacaaatAGAAGCTAGTTTGAAACATAAAAACCTAGATTTACAACAGGAACAGATCGAACAACTAGATTagaatatacaaaaaataataataataaaagagatctgaataaaatagaaatgaagAAACACGAAATAAAGAGTGAAATGGAAATTGGAACTGAGCTTAATCACCATCGGAAATGAAAGGAAAGTAGTCTCTCACCTTTGTGTATAGAAgcttctgtctctctctctctctctctcgatctcAGATTCTCGAAGAGTCAAGACCTTAAAAGAGATGAGGGCAACTCTACTCACCTTTGTCTGcgcttatgtttttttttttttttttttttaacttttatgatTTCAGCTTTTGGGCTTAATTCTGTACTTCCAAGGCCCATGTCTAACTGCAACTTATGAGGTCTTAAGCCCAATTCACCCAACCCCCTCCACCTCCACTTTTGTTAATGAGACCAAGAAGTGTTATTATGGTAATAGGTCATACAATTAGGTTAAAAAGCTGCAACTTATGGCTAATTGTATAAGCACAAATGTCACTTAACaccatttgaaaatatttgtgcTTCTATTTCCTTCTCCATCTTTGACTACTATTTATCTACCATTGACGACCTAGACACTCCCTCGTGCATATAATTGTCATGATGAAATAACTATGAGTCTTTTGCAGTCAAGACAAGTTATTGGGAGGAAGCAAAGAACTTGGAAAAGCAAGAAACTTTCAAACGATGTTAAGTGTCGTTTATGCTTTTAGGAAATATGGATTTTTTTGAAGAATCTTGGTAATACTTGGTATTAGCCCAAACcttaaaatgtgattttttttttttttttttttttttggtattttaccattttttaaatatgtggaATATATAACCTTTTATATGaataaatcacaaatttttatttatagtaccTATCGTTTTAAGTCCAAAAACACTTTAGTTATTTTGCTAAGAATAATTACAAAAGGAGGGAATCAAACCCTTCAATATCCTAATACTATATGGAAAATTCTTGTGAGGAAGATATGGGAATTATTCCATGAATATTAACCAAAAGATCCCATTAATTAGCTATACATTAGAGGCAACAAAATTAGCCTCCCTAAATGTATAGTTAGCCAACCGGCAACCActcatcaaaatttaaaaaagtttgtttttgtaATATCACTAATTGCCTAGTCATGAGGATGGGAAGAAAGATTTTCTGGTGGAAAAAGCACGTTTAAAGCATCGCCTTCACAAATCACGTGTTTGAATCCCAAAGGTTGCTGCTACTAGTCTCACATTACCTGCACAGTCCTAATACATGATTTGGTCCATTAATGTATATTCTATTAGTTTTTCAAGCTTAAGAGTAAAGATCAAGCACTTCCCTTTCATTTTGTGTCTATCATTCTATTCCTAATCTCCATTGTCATATCAGTGATATCATAGCATATTGATGTGAATAATACGGAATCTATTTCTTCCTCTCTTGGTACTTGCAAGTTAGATTTTGCTAATTACACAATTTTGACCCACtcaattattgatttaaatttcaCTTTATAAAATATAATGGACCAAGAGGAATGCGCCCATAATACTTTTACTATTAGGCTTTTTATGAATAGGTGAGTTAGGGTTTCTTCTTCAGCTTCGCATAAAATATACTACCTTTTTGCCTTATCAAACTTCCAAAgatttagtattctcaaaaaaaaaaaaaaaaaaaattccaaagatTTATCCCTGTAAGCAAGGCGGGCTCAATAGTTAATACAATTGATGCAATTGTCtaagacccccaaataaaagaaggccccacttgtaaaaaaaaattatatatataatatatttatctatacattttaatataaaaaaaaaattaagtacttttattggttaataaaatgcattaaaaatgtCTCATTATATCCTAAAATGCAGAagattaaaaagggaaaaaacaaaaattgtcaaactttagctaacaaaattaaattttatgagACATATTTATTGACTCATtattgaaatatgctaaaatcaaaattaatactagacaaatttattaataatacaacgtaattattttgaaatatgctaaaatagagattataaatttcaaaaacaaaagaaaaatctctcatATCTCTATCGCTCTGCCTCTCCATCCATGTTCTTACCTTACTTTTCttcatcttgattcttgatcttTTTCTGTAAACTCAAGTCTAGCTTGAAATCTTTCTCTGTTGATTCCCTTCAATTCACagtaaattcaaaattgaaaagggACAGCATGAGCTGTGGGCATACCAGAGGTAATCTTCTCCCCCTTTCTATCTTTCCGAAAATTAAGATGAGAAGTTTgctatttattcaatttaaatttttttttttttagtctattTCACTACATGATTGATTGATAGGAGTCATAGGATAGCACGTTTTTTGCACATAGGACAGGCTGGATAGCACATTTTTTGCACAGTTACACACTACACAGCAGCACATGCTGCACAGTTGCACACTGCACGGCCTACAGTCATAGGACAGCACGTTttcttactttatcaattattataaattatcataCCAATTATTAATTTGATGTGTATCATATCAACTCATTTATATTATAGTGACACTAATTTATTGAActatgtaataaattaatttttatttgtgcaggTTTAGACTTTAAAGTGGTCACGACTTTAGAAAAATTGCAACAACTAGGTCCTATTATTCtgtacttaaaattttattaatatttaaatataaaaaaataccccacttaaaattttcaactaaGACCTCCAAAGTTGTTGAGTCGGCCCTGACTATAAGACATTTGAATGACAATAACTTGACCCACATCTTGTTTTCTCTCACCATATACTCAACCTAATTTTTTTGTGAGGGCATTATTCATTTGTGACATTCTTCTTATACTGAAGACCTCCCACACATTTTGGTTTGCAAATATCATCTCATGCCCATACGTACGTTGgtttttctcctctttcttGCCTCATAACAAGTCTTTAAGGAGagtcaattttatttcatgttttttttgtgGAAATTGAGAGGTGAGTCAGGTGACATTGCCTATAAGGGAGTCAGGGACGGAGCCAGGACTTTGAGTTAAGGGGGGTAACCTTGACCTCTAGCTCAACGGCTTCTTAGCcgttgaggtttttttttttttttttttttttatgagtttttgaTGTGTGCACCTGCTGGgtaaaggaaaaattattttatttaaaactttttaaagggtCAGTTGtttgtttgaataaaatttgttaattggacttaatttttttttagctttactattggtgatttttgttgttgcacaAATGTTTTTGGGCCAGTATatgttgttttaaattttagatctataaattttttaatggcctttaaaatgagaaaagtGCTAAAGGTATATTGTTGATatagtgagtgattattggtaagtaaaaaagtgatgtaaatGATAGGTTCATatgcgaaccaataagaatttgtacctcaacagtatataaaaatgttatagataaGTTTGTAACTATAAtattactctaaaaaaaattaaagatattgTTAAAGGGGCAAAacgtaattttatagaacaaaattgctaaatttaatgcatatatatacactaatatatttataaaaaaaattagggggggcggggggggggggggggggggggggcaattgccccctAAGTCAATTAATGCCTCCATCCCTGATGGGAGTTGTTGTAGCTGTTATTTTGATAAGACAAGTCCTTGAAGAATGGGAgagaattttttgtttccaaccTTGAACTTTTTGTTGTATCTTTTGAACCACTTGTTCCAAGGTTTTGCTTCTTGACACATTTTTACTTAATAGAAGGCCCAAATATTTCGAATGCATatccattgattttttttttttttgagagagtttcaacctatagcgttCACTCCTAATGATATCCATTAATTTGAGTTTGAAGTCTAGCTCTTAATTGTAAGGGTGGTGCGCTTTTATTAAACATTATGGTAGATTTCTTAAATTCATGGGTTGCCTAGACCAATACTTGTATTTAGAGAGAATCCCGCACCTCATTCTCATTTTCTTAGTAGGCTTTCacaaagtttattttattttattttatttttttaagtcatctGTAAAATTACAAATGGCTTACATTAGGGCAACCATAGGCTAGACTAAATCCCTTTATGCTATCATCCATTTTACCCATGGTCTACTTGTTAACTAGTTGTCATGAATTGTTTATGTTGGCCAATAGACATAATAGATTCTCAACTCCCATAATCACTATTGAAAGATCTTAAAACTCATGAACCGCTTAGAGGTTAGATGCATATCAATATTCCTCAaacctctccaaaaaaaaaaaaaaagaatggataaTTGTCCCACATTTCTTAAGAGACTGTGTTGTGTACGGTATAACTTGTCTcgccctcccttaaaagttaccatggcttttaAATGGAGTTGTGGTGTACATTTGTATTGGAAcccctttttctctcccttgtatgtgtatgtttgtttctaaaaaaagaaagtataatttttttttctcactaagTTTTATCATCTAGTGCTATATGATTAGTATACTATCACATTTCAAAATGGAAGATTTGAAGTTCTACCCATGGTTATCAGTATCACGATCCACATCTTAAGATCCTACGATCCACATCACTATGATCTTTATTGAAGTGGGAGGTATATGGGATTCTGTTTCGAATCTTAGGATCTTATAGGATCCTAATCTCATAGTGATACTAAAGATTAGGGGTGTCCAGGCAAACCGGTGACCTGCCCAACTTGTCCGACCTATTGTTGTCCGACCAGTCGCCACCCGATCCGACAACTCCAGCAGTCGGACACGGTTTCCGACTTTGCTAACCCGACACCTAGCGGGTCGGTTATCGGTATTTCAATTCAAAACTCATGAAACCCGACTCGAACTGAAGTCCATTCAATATCTGGCCATTTTTTCTAGATTCCGGCCACCTTTTTTCTAGATTTTGGCCCCTTTTTGCTAGATTTCGACCCCTTTTTCACTTAAATCCGTCGATTTCTGGCACAATAAACACCAGATCTAGCCGAACCAGTGATTTTTCATCACGATTGGGCAGAAATCTCGCCGAATTCGACGGGATCTCACCAGATCTTGGATGGATCTGGCAAGATCTCGTCGGATTTGGCGAGATCTCGCCGCGTTTCAAAGGATTCCGGTGAGATCGGTTTCACCCGAAACCGACCACCACTCGCCGGCGACTCGAACCAACGAATTCGGTACTGTTACGGGTTGGTTGCGGGTTGAAAAACTACCCATCCGAACTGTTACTGGTCGGTTACAGGTTGGGCAAAAACCCAACCCGCCTGACCTATGGACAGCCCTACTAAAGATCTTGTGttatgaaggttttttttttttttttgtgcttgtCTTAGACCTCCAAATGGAGCTTAAAGGCCCCacactaattttattattaaaaaaaaaaaaaaccgaaataAACAGGTTAACCTAACGACCCCAACccaaattgataattttttttttaaatgcaataaaaaaaaaaaaaaaaaaaaccctaagtcTCACATCATCTTAACGACTTAACCTAATtagaaaaatcacaaaaaaagagagagagtggtAATAAACAGGTTAACCTAGCGACCCCAACccaaattgataattttttttttaaatgcaataaaaaataaaaaataaaaccctaagtCTCACATCATCTTAACGACTTAACCTAATtagaaaaatcac encodes:
- the LOC126705851 gene encoding cytochrome b-c1 complex subunit 6-1, mitochondrial: MAEEEPVDQKKYYEELCKPKCVKPLLEYQACVKRIQGDESGHKHCTGQYFDYWSCVDKCAAPKIFSKLK